One genomic window of Ruficoccus amylovorans includes the following:
- a CDS encoding dihydrodipicolinate synthase family protein, which produces MPNQSNDSPGPVRACARQRLPGGNWPVVLTPFTAAGEVDWTAYRALLRFYLDSGVAGLFAVCHSSEMDYLSEPEILRLVKEAVELAAGRVPVVASLGKCDSLTAYEERARRVAALGVDVVVFTCSTLVSEDESDDVLAERTLATAEVLPVPVGLYEAPLPYHRLIGDEAFARLAHSGQVTFFKDTCCDAERVARRVLLSEGTPLAIFNAHMPSLLSTLERGVAGYCGIGSNFFPELYSWLCAGYAADPVRAQRVLDFIMSHEPSLIEGDAYPSTAKHYLALRGVPLGLHARKHCADVLAPGLKERQLPSVRELETFMRELGPVPGVVATPMREEPVELPSS; this is translated from the coding sequence ATGCCGAACCAATCAAATGACTCACCCGGGCCAGTCCGCGCCTGTGCCCGGCAACGCCTGCCTGGCGGGAACTGGCCGGTCGTGCTGACGCCTTTCACCGCCGCAGGCGAGGTGGATTGGACGGCCTACCGTGCGCTGCTCCGTTTTTACCTGGATAGCGGCGTGGCCGGACTGTTCGCGGTTTGCCACTCCAGCGAGATGGACTACCTGAGCGAGCCGGAGATACTCCGGCTGGTGAAGGAGGCGGTGGAACTGGCCGCAGGGCGGGTGCCGGTGGTCGCTTCGTTGGGTAAGTGCGATTCGCTCACGGCCTATGAGGAGCGGGCCCGGCGGGTGGCGGCGCTCGGTGTGGATGTCGTTGTCTTTACCTGTTCGACACTGGTGTCTGAGGATGAATCGGATGATGTGCTGGCCGAGCGCACGCTGGCCACGGCCGAGGTGCTGCCGGTACCGGTTGGGCTCTACGAGGCTCCGTTGCCTTACCACCGTTTGATCGGGGACGAGGCATTCGCGCGTCTGGCGCATAGTGGTCAGGTGACGTTTTTCAAGGACACTTGCTGCGACGCCGAGCGCGTGGCCCGGCGCGTCCTCCTGAGTGAAGGGACGCCGCTGGCGATTTTCAACGCGCACATGCCCTCGCTGCTTTCGACGCTGGAGCGTGGCGTCGCGGGGTACTGCGGGATCGGCTCGAACTTCTTCCCCGAGCTTTACTCGTGGCTATGCGCGGGGTACGCGGCAGACCCGGTGCGGGCTCAGCGGGTGCTGGACTTTATTATGAGCCATGAGCCCTCACTGATCGAGGGCGATGCTTACCCGTCCACCGCCAAGCATTACCTCGCGCTGCGCGGCGTTCCGCTGGGACTGCATGCACGCAAACATTGCGCCGACGTTCTCGCGCCGGGGCTGAAGGAGCGGCAGCTACCCTCGGTTCGGGAACTGGAGACGTTCATGCGCGAGCTCGGGCCTGTACCCGGTGTTGTCGCGACCCCCATGCGCGAGGAGCCGGTCGAGCTGCCATCCTCCTGA
- a CDS encoding FG-GAP-like repeat-containing protein, with product MFITSRTLFLLIALSASMLATALRADDGNLLSGDGLAAPYGWRTEPGELWTVSGPGALEVNLEARLSGTSSNGAKRAMRTVRLPRERNGGLWRLSGWMRVEGGNHQRDAMLTIALQGGAGIRESVREFNPHSEWTYFEKRLRLPDGMAEVIVHINYGGRTGIGRVKELRLVPDELVPEDFSVEVAGEAVEPWRVEDRAYRLRGVIDTDEADAPVWADFDFQRLLLMAGCREPVDPSSVVVLAIDADGGQVACPVAFDQPIGTLADRYLRNGTLKWRSAPGAVVYEIYFNAAGPEGPRPLALERMLGVGELLTYNDEQVVPLWAGWPGVAIDPVDADGNGVQDLMVSSTDGGRFIARNIGTMTEPVFIPRMRELPTDDLPASGLMQQVSGDWDGSGNTSVLAVRKKPAGGYTDGVTATVDLRVPGKAVQTLSTPDGHPVVIDDATWTHLGLADFNGNGLPDLVVGSARDDLLILLNRSDLGAGVVEPFYVPFDIFMERPQGSGDMGLKPTVTDWNGDGRPDLLVTAWSGACWLFTNETGEGGVLRFSSPQVLTQKGGPLVAADSPVVWVTDFDGDGVADLLMGDVNGRLLFFRNTGTPEQPRWQAPVAVTTESGDPILLTARSVGAEHPVQGPAEWNWGYLSGAAWDLTGNGQADLIVNDSLGRLGWFENFGETGEPVFADELQAFTYQGQEVTTPWRNAPGVYDWTGDGYPELLVLNAEGNLVMLHLSKEKPGAVTRIEPMLDAGGKPVKINARTKPAGVSGRSNITVGDIDGDGKADILVGFSSYYEGGGAFLLGKNVGEANAPRFEVSPMRTGGGRMAEWTGSDGHDQWHNGGPCLVDWNGDGKPDLFHGVESGRVAYYANDYLNRRTFPIFTAEEFAARAEDGEAVALLNFGQLPAGELPVRVEDAKLPLQWLPVETLLQKGRKGPRYVRFTSPKPGEPVSGEVRIEVDAGTGGVATVKFYLNGEYLATESLPPYVAFGDDSTWDSRTVPDGLYELAAVATYIDGQTATAKVALEVSNGTPVKKSAGAGSLQP from the coding sequence ATGTTTATCACCAGCCGAACGCTTTTTCTCCTGATAGCGCTGAGCGCGTCGATGCTCGCAACTGCCTTGCGGGCGGATGACGGGAATTTGCTCTCGGGCGACGGACTGGCCGCCCCCTATGGCTGGCGCACGGAACCGGGCGAACTGTGGACGGTGAGCGGCCCGGGCGCGCTTGAAGTGAATTTGGAGGCCCGCCTGTCCGGCACCAGCTCCAACGGCGCGAAGCGGGCAATGCGTACGGTACGCCTGCCCCGCGAGCGCAACGGCGGCTTGTGGCGCTTGAGCGGATGGATGCGCGTCGAGGGCGGGAACCACCAGCGCGACGCCATGCTGACGATAGCCTTGCAGGGCGGGGCGGGTATCCGCGAAAGCGTGCGCGAGTTTAACCCGCACTCGGAGTGGACTTATTTTGAAAAACGGCTGCGCCTGCCAGACGGTATGGCCGAAGTGATCGTGCACATCAACTATGGCGGCCGCACGGGGATTGGTCGGGTGAAGGAACTTCGGCTCGTGCCGGATGAGCTGGTGCCGGAGGATTTTTCGGTTGAGGTAGCGGGTGAGGCGGTTGAGCCGTGGCGGGTAGAGGATCGTGCCTACCGCCTGCGCGGCGTGATCGATACGGATGAGGCAGATGCTCCGGTCTGGGCCGATTTTGACTTTCAACGACTGCTCCTGATGGCGGGTTGTCGTGAGCCGGTCGATCCGTCGAGTGTGGTTGTGTTGGCCATTGATGCCGATGGCGGGCAGGTCGCCTGTCCGGTCGCCTTCGACCAGCCAATCGGGACGCTCGCGGATCGCTACCTGCGTAACGGCACGCTCAAGTGGCGCTCCGCTCCCGGTGCGGTTGTGTATGAAATCTACTTCAACGCCGCCGGGCCGGAGGGGCCGCGTCCGCTCGCGCTGGAGCGGATGCTGGGCGTGGGCGAGTTGCTTACTTACAATGATGAGCAGGTGGTTCCGCTGTGGGCGGGGTGGCCCGGCGTCGCCATCGACCCGGTGGACGCCGACGGTAACGGCGTGCAGGACTTGATGGTCAGCAGCACAGACGGCGGGCGCTTCATCGCCCGCAATATCGGCACGATGACGGAGCCGGTCTTTATCCCGCGCATGCGTGAACTTCCCACGGACGACCTGCCCGCCTCCGGGCTGATGCAGCAAGTCTCCGGCGACTGGGATGGCAGCGGAAACACCTCCGTGCTGGCGGTGCGCAAGAAGCCCGCCGGGGGCTACACGGACGGGGTGACGGCGACGGTTGATTTGCGTGTGCCGGGCAAGGCAGTGCAGACGCTGAGTACCCCGGATGGTCATCCCGTGGTCATTGACGACGCGACGTGGACGCACCTCGGGCTGGCGGATTTTAACGGAAACGGGTTGCCGGATCTCGTCGTGGGCTCGGCCCGCGATGACCTGCTCATCCTGCTCAACCGCTCCGATCTCGGGGCGGGCGTGGTCGAGCCATTCTATGTCCCGTTCGACATCTTTATGGAGCGCCCTCAGGGCTCCGGGGACATGGGGCTCAAGCCGACGGTGACGGACTGGAATGGCGATGGTCGTCCTGACCTGCTGGTTACGGCGTGGTCGGGTGCCTGCTGGCTGTTTACCAACGAGACCGGTGAGGGTGGCGTGTTGCGTTTTTCGTCGCCGCAGGTTTTGACGCAAAAGGGCGGGCCGCTGGTCGCGGCGGACAGCCCGGTGGTGTGGGTGACTGACTTTGACGGCGATGGCGTGGCCGATTTGCTCATGGGCGATGTCAACGGACGGTTGTTGTTCTTCCGCAATACCGGGACGCCGGAGCAGCCGCGTTGGCAGGCGCCGGTCGCGGTCACGACGGAGAGCGGCGACCCGATTTTGCTGACGGCGCGTTCGGTCGGGGCGGAGCACCCGGTGCAGGGTCCGGCGGAATGGAACTGGGGCTACCTCTCCGGCGCGGCTTGGGATCTGACCGGCAATGGCCAGGCGGACCTGATCGTGAACGACAGCCTGGGGCGCTTGGGGTGGTTTGAGAATTTCGGGGAAACGGGCGAGCCCGTTTTCGCGGACGAGTTGCAGGCGTTCACCTACCAGGGGCAGGAGGTCACCACCCCTTGGCGCAATGCGCCCGGCGTCTATGACTGGACCGGTGACGGCTATCCCGAACTGCTCGTGCTCAATGCCGAGGGCAACCTCGTCATGCTGCACCTTTCCAAAGAAAAACCCGGTGCGGTGACGCGCATCGAGCCCATGCTGGATGCCGGAGGCAAGCCGGTGAAGATCAACGCGCGGACCAAACCGGCGGGCGTCAGCGGGCGCTCGAACATCACGGTTGGAGACATCGACGGCGACGGTAAGGCGGACATCCTGGTCGGGTTTTCCAGTTACTACGAGGGCGGGGGCGCGTTCTTGCTGGGGAAAAATGTGGGCGAGGCGAATGCGCCGCGTTTTGAGGTCTCACCGATGCGTACCGGTGGTGGGCGCATGGCGGAGTGGACCGGATCGGACGGCCACGACCAGTGGCACAACGGCGGTCCCTGTCTGGTGGACTGGAACGGCGACGGTAAGCCCGACCTTTTCCACGGCGTCGAGTCGGGGCGTGTGGCCTACTATGCGAATGACTATCTTAACCGCCGCACGTTTCCGATTTTTACGGCGGAGGAATTCGCCGCCCGCGCCGAGGATGGCGAAGCGGTTGCGCTGCTGAATTTCGGCCAACTCCCGGCGGGGGAACTTCCGGTGCGTGTCGAGGATGCGAAGCTGCCGCTGCAATGGCTGCCGGTGGAGACGCTGCTGCAAAAGGGGCGCAAGGGGCCACGGTATGTGCGCTTCACATCGCCGAAACCGGGCGAGCCGGTGAGTGGCGAGGTGCGGATCGAAGTGGACGCCGGAACGGGCGGCGTGGCCACGGTCAAATTTTACCTCAACGGCGAATACCTCGCGACCGAGAGCCTGCCGCCGTACGTGGCGTTCGGAGACGACTCCACCTGGGATTCGCGGACGGTGCCGGACGGACTCTACGAGCTGGCTGCTGTGGCGACCTACATCGACGGGCAGACGGCCACGGCCAAAGTCGCGCTCGAAGTCTCCAACGGCACACCCGTAAAAAAATCTGCCGGAGCGGGGAGCCTCCAGCCCTGA
- a CDS encoding LamG-like jellyroll fold domain-containing protein: MSKLSLAGLFLLQAVVAGAAEPYASWKLDGSYAAGGSQPLRMGPVGTPSFDDAGVSGKCVRLDNAASGQGMRVVLGEFRTATDLTFTAWVRFTTQEGGFSDTAPHNIVRFWGKTPEGQAAVLDLRVRDGVMDVYYTNPARNLQAGNLAVPVGQWVFVAVVVEGDSLSIVLNDARRSFPIAGPQSYETMTVGTVAQGSRRGVNGWMDEVSLYDEALSPEELGLLYRQGREALANGAGAAGGGR; encoded by the coding sequence TTGAGTAAGTTGTCTTTGGCGGGTCTGTTTTTACTGCAAGCTGTGGTTGCTGGCGCGGCTGAGCCTTACGCGAGTTGGAAGCTGGATGGCTCTTATGCAGCCGGTGGTTCCCAGCCGTTACGGATGGGGCCGGTGGGGACGCCGTCTTTCGATGATGCCGGGGTGTCGGGGAAGTGCGTGCGTCTCGACAATGCCGCGAGCGGGCAGGGCATGCGGGTCGTGCTCGGTGAGTTCCGTACTGCGACGGACCTGACTTTTACCGCCTGGGTGCGCTTTACCACGCAGGAGGGTGGTTTTTCCGACACGGCCCCGCATAACATCGTGCGCTTCTGGGGGAAGACGCCGGAGGGGCAGGCCGCCGTGCTGGACCTGCGGGTCCGGGATGGTGTCATGGATGTTTACTACACGAACCCGGCCCGCAACCTCCAGGCGGGAAACCTGGCGGTGCCGGTGGGGCAGTGGGTCTTTGTCGCGGTCGTCGTCGAGGGTGATAGCCTGAGTATTGTACTTAACGATGCGCGCAGGAGCTTTCCGATCGCCGGGCCACAGTCCTATGAGACAATGACGGTGGGCACGGTTGCGCAAGGTTCTCGCCGCGGGGTCAATGGTTGGATGGACGAGGTCAGCCTCTACGACGAAGCGCTCAGCCCCGAAGAGTTGGGCCTCCTTTACCGGCAGGGTCGGGAGGCGTTGGCGAATGGGGCGGGGGCCGCCGGTGGCGGACGTTGA